The genomic DNA AATGTGTATACATTCAACATTTTGGTAGCTATTGCCGAATAGCTTTGCAAAGATGTTTATACACCCCCCACCCACAATTGTATGAAAGTTCCCTTGCCTTCCATGCCCTTGCCAACCGAGCTTCCTATAATAAGGTCCCAATAAAGATGAGGTGGTATTAGGAATCTAAGCAGAAAATAGCGAATGCCAATACACTAAAAATTTTGTCCCCTTCGAATTcaatcattcatttcttcaacaagTTTTATTAAATAACTGCTAAGAGCCAGACATTGCTGAAGGCCCTGTCAATATAGCTGGGAATAAAAGAGACAAGGGGCAAGCCCTACCCAGTTCACCGTCTTCTGCATTTTGTTCCTGGTTGTGCACAGAGAGGGGAGATAATCCTCAAACTTTGAGAAAACGTGTTCATCATCGAAACGTTTAAAAGGCACCAGCTTATCACTTTTATACCATCCTAGTCACTTTGCTTTCAAATGAATGGGCAGTGATGTACAGTTTTTACCATGTGGTCACTAGTTTTAAAAGTGCTgactttttcattcagttttgcTGGAAAAAGGGGCCTGTAGATAAAGTCACTTCTTGCTTCCCCAGAATCACGTTAAACATGGCTAACGGTGTAGGTACAGAAGTGTAGTTAGTTGTGCGTTTGTGATTTTATTGCTCTCCTATTTGTTTGGAGATAATTTCTAGTGTGAGAGGTAAAGATAAagaacatataaaacattttttgttaggtggtgctatggagaaaaagcagagagaaggTTGGAGTGCAAGGtgttttgctgttataaatacCTTGGTGAGGGAAGGTTTCACTGAGAACGTGACAGTTGAGCAAAGATCTGAAGGGGGTGAACGAATGAGCACTGTAGATATGGGGCTAAGGAAGAGCGTTCCAGGCTGGGGGAACGGTAAGTGCAAGGCCTGGAGGTGCAAGCATACTTGGCAAGCGCAGATGGTGTGGTTGGAGTGCAGAGAGCAGGGAAAATGTCCTAAGAAATGAGGCCGGAGCGGTAATGTGGATGCGGTGGGCGTGTAGGCTGTTGTAATGTTTAAGTGGGAAGCCACATTTTAGAAAAAGTACTGAATGGTTTATTTGGAGGTAGAAAAATAAGCCCAGAATTTCCTCCTTCCTAAGGATGTAGAACATTGAATAGAGCTCTGTTTGAAAAAATTTCCAGTGCGTAGGTagtgttttttcttccttgttcatactcctttcctttcctttctttaagcTGTATCTGGGCCAAGAGATAGTCTTTGCTTATTAAGGTTTGCGTGGACAGCAACTAAGCAATCAATGATAAAAACCAAAAGGGAATAAAGGATCCTGGTTATCACCTTATATTGTTTAGGAATTCAaattcagaaagacaaaaaccgtctataaaaattttaaaggaatatacACTTTCAGGATTGGGAAGAAGCAAAGACCCGACTGTTGAGTAGGTGTTGAACATGCTGAAAGTACTGGATGGAATTTGAATCTCAGTCTTTTTTTCACAGACTGTTGGATTGGGTGGATTCTTGGGAAAATTAATCGTGTATTACCTTCTGAATTTATTCTCATCAACCTGTGAaacacagcaactagagaaaaagagaaatagaacatGAAACATGGCAGCTGATCAAAAATCTGCTTGGGAAACTGAAACTTAAGTAATAACTCTTCCAAGAAATAGATGTAagccagagtttctcaaccttgacacTATTGACAGTTTAGGATGTTTAAGCAGCAATCTTACATCTctccactagatgtcagtagcacccTGCAGTTGTGACAAATGAAATTGTCTCCATATAATGCCAAAtccaaatttttttgttttttgtttttgtcccgAGCGGCAAaatcctcctcttccctcttccccacagTTGAGAATCATGTAAGTAATACCCTCATGTATATACCTAATTTATTTGAATTAGTCTTCCAGCACAGCCCgaaagagagaggaggtggactttaggtaGGAGAGGGAAAGTGGATACAGATCAAGGGAAGTTGGGGGTGATACTGGAGTTCAAGAGATGGCCTGGGTGAAAGGATTGATATCCAGGGGAATGGCAGTAAAGGCCTACTCCCTTCAGCATGGGCTTCAAAGTGGAGGTGCCTGTATCACATTTGGTCTGGCTGGGGACAAGATACAGAGCTATGGACACAGACTGAGGGTGGGCAGTTCAAGCTGGGGCAGGCTGTAGGGTAGAGGCTTTTAGTCCCAATGCAGTTCCAGCTCTAGCAGCATCGTGAGAATGGAGACATTGGTGGCCAGGATGATCCTCAAGGAGGCAGAGCCAGTGGTGGTGTGTAGACAGCAGTTAGCAAGGACTTGGGCTGGGGCACCTATAATAGTAGTGAATGGCAGGAGCTATGGCTTGGCTTGATTCAGGGTACATGAGAGACCCCCGCTGGGCACTTGGGGGGAACTCTAAATAAGGACACCGACTGAGGTTCTGTCAGGCATTTCCATGGGAGTAACAAGCTCCTGAAATTCAGTTGTCAATTTAAAGCCGTCAGTTACCTCTTGGTAATCCCTGGGTATATTCATTTGTAAGCTTGGCAATAGTATCTTTAGTACCAAAGAGCATCTGTTTTCCTGGATTTGATGCTTGTTGTTTTTCTCTGCAAACATCCAGGCTGTCACACATTTTAGTTTTACTGAGCTCCGGGAAGTGCAGAGATCTCTTCCAGAGTTGGGAAGGATGGGAGAGAGAGGTGGTATTAGGTTATAAGCTGTACACACTTAAGTAAATGTGATCTCTGGAGGTTGTCAAACACATCTCACACAAACACCTTACATAATCCAGAGATTTATTTGACATTAATGAGCTCTGCTTTCTGGGTACAAACGATGTATAACAATACCTGGGAAAAACTGCCTAGTTGAGAATTGACCACTTATCcaataattatttacttttaatatttctgacTCGGGGAGTTGGCAGTGGGTTAGACTTATTTTAGTACCTTACAGCCTCCTCCCACCAACACAAGCACTTTAAGTTATGTTTTTGTTAATCTGATAAATCTCTTGTTTTAGTGATAAGGAAATTGTGAAGATTGCTTCTTTGTAACTCTGATGCCTGCCCCTCAATGATATAAATTTTGCTCACTTCATTTCCTATAGAATTTCAGTAGAAATCCAAAGCCTTGCCCAatatttctgggaattccctggggacTTGTATTTTCTATGGATTAGGGGTCTGCACCAGGAAATACAGGCAGCCTCCAGAATCTGGAAAAGGTACCAAAAGAATTGTCCCCTAGAGCTTCTGGAGGGAATTTGACtgtgccaacaccttgatttcaggccAATGAAACCAATTTCAGACTTCTCATCTCTAGAACCGTAAGATAATAAATTagtgtggttttaagccaccaagtttgtggtaatttattagaGCCACAACAGGAAATTAATACATCCTCCCCCCAGACACAcacaagaatgaaaaaacaataaCACTGGttccttaattttccttttaaaagcatTATTTGTTGTGCATTGTCTATTAATAAAATGTCATAATCAAAGATGATTGCTACAGACGGTCTCTCAGATCCTTTAGcatccttttaatatttcttttttattttttttaacatctttattggagtataattgctttacaatggtgtgttagtttctgctttataacaaagtgaatcagctatacatatacatatatccccatatctcttccctcttgtgtctccctcactcccacccaccctccctatcccacccctctaggtggtcacaaagcaccgagctgatctccctgtgccatgcaactgcttcccactagctatctgttttacatctggtagtgctactctctcacttcgtcccagcttacccttccccctccccatgtcctcaagtccattctctacatctgcgtctttattcctgtcctgcccctaggttcttcagaaccgtttttttgttttagattccatatatgtgtgttagcatacggtatttgtttttctctttctgacttacttcactctgtatgacagactctaggtccatccacctcactacagataactcaatttcgtttctttttatggctgagtagtattccattgtttatatgtgccacatcttcttcatccattcatctgtcgatggacatttaggttggttccatgtcaaGGCCAGTGTTTTACTTGCTACAAATCTactcagcaaacttttttttttctactatatAACATTCACAGAGAAAtggttcttctctctcttcctctctctctttcacacacagaGACCTGTATAGTCTGTTTCACTATTTTCTCAATACAACCAGTGTTTTATCAGGTTTGAATAATTGTTCAAAGATTACATCATTGCAGTGAATTACATGTTTCTGAAAGCAGCAAGCAGAAAAGATGATTAGTATATGTTGATGTAAAACCAAATGATATGTAAGAGTGGTCCATATTTCAGTGCCTACAGGTCATAAGCACAGAGTTCTCCAAGACAGGAACCAGCCTCAGGGCCTGCTCTTAATACTCCGGGGCTTcattcatttctccttttattttctggatGAGCTCAAGGATGCACAAGCTTTCTACATCTGATGCATCTCTCTGAAGTTTCTTTAAAGCCAATTTCTTCAAAGAACTGATACTTTTATTCCTTGCTAATGAtgccttttctatttttactgcttttaaaTAATGGCTGATTGCATcaacttcagattttttttttaattccagaaatcGGCCATAGTGGAAATGTACCTGTTGCAGCATATATTTGTTGAGTGATTCCATGCATAACACCTTTTGATAAGCATCTTCAGCTTTTTTGTGGTCACCTGTTTCTGTGTACATTTCTGCCAGGTCTATGTAAGCAAACTCAAATGTGGGCTTTTGTTGCACAGCAAATTCAAAATGAGATATGGCTGACTGTATTATTCTGTTGATGTTTTCTCTATCCTGTCCTTTAGGCTGCCAGTTTGtagctttatttatttggatCATTTGTGACTTGTAGCAAAGCCCCATCTGGTGATGCAGGACGACAGAGGAGGGTGTTGCTTTCAAGGCCAGTTTTAAGTACTGAAGAGCTTCATCCAGAGAGCCTTTTCTTCGGTAAAACGTGGCAGTATATCGGAAGACGTAGATCTTTGAGGACGCGTTGGTCAGTGcttctttaatgtatttttctccttcagcttcTTGTCCTATACCTTGAAGCTTCAGGGCAAGGAGAGCCTTAATATATGCATCTTTTGGATTTAGCCTGACAGCCTGTTTTAGGGTATTCAGACAAAATGCCCCAGTATGCCGTACTGCTTTGTTATAGCTCTCCAGGCGATAGACGGTGATTGCATACCCAGTGCTGAATTCAGGGTTTTCAGGGTCCACTTCCAGAGCCTTTTCAAAGCAGACCTTGGCCCGTTCATAATTGCTTCCTCCACATTTCAGCAAGGCCCATCCTTCCTCACAGTCCATATAAGGACACTCCATTCTATAGCTGGAGGAATTTGCAAGCTTCCTGCAAGTTTTCTTCACCTTGTCCAGGTAAATCTGGGCTTCTGCATGTTGGCCCATGTGGTAATGCAGCCAGGCATAGTTGCCCCAGATAACCAGACTTCTCATGTCTGATTGGTTGGCATGTTCTTGCTGGGTTAAGTCTTCAGCTTCTTTCAAACTCTTCAAGGCTTCCTCATTCTGGCCTCTCAGGTGTTTCACATAGGCCAGTAAGCTGTATATTCCCACTTTGTATGTGGTGTCTAGGAACTCAATCTGCTCCAAGACCCTGTTTTCTAATTCAGGTATTTCAGTGTCGTTAATGACCAACTCCCATGTAAAGTGACATTTCAACTGTTCCAGCTTATCCTTGATCTGATCTTCATCAGCATtagtactttaaaaacaaaagcagatttTCTTTGTTAGGTGACAAACAGCCAAtagaaataagccagacaaaacaCTGCATATTTAGAGCTTAGCCTTAAAAAGGGCACGCCTGCTTTGATCTTCCTTTGAGTTCCTCTATTTCTAAGATCCGTGTGGCCTTTGAATGCATTTGCTTGGCTTCATACACTGGCCCCAGCACTTTCTACCCAtgcaacctctctgtgcttcagagtCTCCTTTGTAAAGTGGGGAAAATAATAGATTTATCACACTGGATTTGGTGAGAATTAATAAGCCTATCTATGGAAAGCACTTAGAGCATACATATTTCATGCTATGTAAGAGTTTCCTAGGAGATTggctcaagatggcagagtagaaggacatgcgctcactccctcttgcaagagcaccagaatcacaactaactgc from Phocoena phocoena chromosome 16, mPhoPho1.1, whole genome shotgun sequence includes the following:
- the LOC136136007 gene encoding LOW QUALITY PROTEIN: interferon-induced protein with tetratricopeptide repeats 1-like (The sequence of the model RefSeq protein was modified relative to this genomic sequence to represent the inferred CDS: substituted 1 base at 1 genomic stop codon), whose protein sequence is MADSGRAHAKEYFPELLLSVFLSPRTNADEDQIKDKLEQLKCHFTWELVINDTEIPELENRVLEQIEFLDTTYKVGIYSLLAYVKHLRGQNEEALKSLKEAEDLTQQEHANQSDMRSLVIWGNYAWLHYHMGQHAEAQIYLDKVKKTCRKLANSSSYRMECPYMDCEEGWALLKCGGSNYERAKVCFEKALEVDPENPEFSTGYAITVYRLESYNKAVRHTGAFCLNTLKQAVRLNPKDAYIKALLALKLQGIGQEAEGEKYIKEALTNASSKIYVFRYTATFYRRKGSLDEALQYLKLALKATPSSVVLHHQMGLCYKSQMIQINKATNWQPKGQDRENINRIIQSAISHFEFAVQQKPTFEFAYIDLAEMYTETGDHKKAEDAYQKVLCMESLNKYMLQQVHFHYGRFLELKKKSEVDAISHYLKAVKIEKASLARNKSISSLKKLALKKLQRDASDVESLCILELIQKIKGEMNEAPEYXEQALRLVPVLENSVLMTCRH